From the genome of Papaver somniferum cultivar HN1 chromosome 2, ASM357369v1, whole genome shotgun sequence, one region includes:
- the LOC113351941 gene encoding uncharacterized protein LOC113351941, which yields MVAIFHDMMHQIMEVYIDDVVVRSRARKDHLNHLRNVFNRCILCAFGVTSGKFQGFVVTDKGIQIDPDKVEVVTTMRSPANVKELQTFIGRVSYVRRFILGLAQLFCAFTPLLKKNKQLQWGDDQEQAFQKLKEFLISAWVLRPPVKGEPLYYNSLLAQNLGNDQLCPIHFISRGFRDAEFRYSKAEQACLVFIYATQKLRSYLLAHETIVVETANPIAYLATKPVLSGRTAYWLQQLSDFELKYQRSKGVRGQTFKDLLDAFPSMDMTEISDEIPGEVAEVQEEERCKRDAFGTIRTEAQELIARRGSTVIEHNRISTNKHADALATLATKLQLNEADEGSIVVKRRALHSTWKEDATFELKDDWRTTYIEDLTREADDQLLPVKVLKQFVVIRGASYFRTSGGALSRCVGKPEAQEILNCVHEKSCGNTRGIPLYRRLQRMGVYWPNMAFQAATVMYLLNQYGIKFHTSIVYYPQGKSKAEATKTTLLRILSRTVHDHHRSWHEKLPLALWAYHISKRSSTGASPYSLVYREDAILPAEIAIPSARMAMASLTTPNEVSRFTHLDTLEERRDKAERFSDKYRQRTTTYYNQKVKERVFSVNDVVMKIAPHVQRNENAGKIVANWQGPFMISEAAESRYYYLRRMNGSRIDTPINSKWLKTYYA from the exons ATGGTGgctatcttccacgacatgatgcatcaaATTATGGAAGTTTACatagatgatgtggtggtaagaTCTCGAGCACGAAAAGATCACCTCAACCACTTAAGGAATGTCTTCAACAGATGTATCTTATGCGCCTTTGGAGTCACCTCCGGAAAATTTCAGGGGTTTGTTGTTACCGACAAAGGGATACAAATCGATCCGGATAAGGTAGAAGTGGTAACTACTATGAGGTCGCCCGCAAATGTAAAAGAGTTGCAGACTTTTATTGGTAGAGTATCTTATGTCCGAAGGTTCATCCTAGGGTTGGCGCAACTGTTTTGTGCATTCACACCGCTATTGAAGAAGAACAAGCAGTTGCAGTGGGGAGATGATCAAGAGCAGGCCTTTCAGAAGCTTAAAGAATTCTTAATCAGCGCGTGGGTCCTGCGACCTCCCGTCAAAGGCGAGCCCCTCTACTACAATTCACTATTGGCTCAAAACCTCGGCAACGACCAACTGTGCCCAATTCACTTTATCAGTAGAGGGTTTAGAGACGCAGAGTTTCGATATTCAAAGGCGGAGCAAGCATGTTTAGTGTTCATCTATGCCACACAAAAATTACGATCGTATCTTCTTGCTCATGAAACCATAGTGGTGGAGACAGCTAACCCGATCGCTTACCTGGCGACAAAACCAGTGTTATCCGGCAGAACTGCCTACTGGCTACAACAGCTGTCCGATTTTGAGCTAAAATACCAGCGGTCGAAAGGAGTACGCGGGCaaacattcaaagatttattggACGCGTTCCCAAGTATGGATATGACGGAAATAAGTGATGAAATACCCGGAGAAGTTGCGGAAGTACAGGAGGAAGAACGAT GTAAAAGAGACGCATTTGGCACCATACGAACGGAAGCTCAGGAATTAATAGCGAGGAGAGGAAGCACCGTCATCGAGCATAATAGAATATCTACCAATAAGCATGCGGACGCGTTGGCTACCTTAGCGACCAAGCTACAGTTAAACGAAGCCGACGAAGGCAGCATAGTGGTAAAAAGAAGGGCACTACACAGCACATGGAAAGAGGATGCAACATTTGAATTAAAGGATGATTGGAGAACAACATACATCGAAGATCTGACTAGAGAAGCGGACGATCAGTTACTGCCCGTTAAAGTATTGAAACAATTTGTTGTAATCCGAGGAGCATCATACTTTCGAACATCCGGAGGCGCTTTATCACGATGTGTGGGAAAGCCAGAAGCACAGGAAATACTGAATTGCGTCCATGAAAAATCATGCGGAAATACAAGAGGGATCCCGCTGTACCGACGGCTACAGAGGATGGGTGTATACTGGCCAAATATGGCATTCCAAGCAGCG ACTGTCATGTATTTGTTGAACCAATATGGGATCAAGTTCCACACCTCGATTGTCTATTACCCTCAGGGGAAAAGTAAGGCCGAAGCAACCAAAACAACACTGTTAAGGATACTAAGTCGGACAGTGCATGATCATCACAGGAGCTGGCATGAGAAGCTACCCCTTGCACTTTGGGCATACCACATTTCCAAGAGAAGTTCAACTGGTGCCTCCCCTTATTCCCTGGTGTACAGAGAAGATGCAATACTGCCAGCAGAAATTGCAATACCGTCCGCACGCATGGCTATGGCCAGCCTCACTACCCCGAATGAGGTCAGTCGTTTTACTCATCTGGATACCTTAGAAGAACGACGAGACAAGGCTGAACGTTTCTCGGATAAGTATAGGCAACGGACGACAACATATTATAACCAGAAAGTAAAAGAACGAGTCTTCAGCGTAAATGACGTAGTGATGAAAATCGCACCACATGTCCAGCGTAATGAAAATGCTGGAAAAATTGTTGCAAATTGGCAAGGTCCATTTATGATTAGCGAAGCAGCAGAAAGCAGATATTATTATCTGAGGCGGATGAATGGATCACGCATCGATACTCCTATCAATAGTAAATGGCTTAAAACTTATTACGCTTAA